The window ACAGTCAGAGGTGGGAAAGATCGAGAAGATCCTGATCAAACGGCCTGAAGAGGCCTACGGCGACCAGGCCACACTGGACGCCAACTGGCAGGATCTCGGGTACACCGGACCGGTGGACTACGCCAGAGCCCTGGAGCAGTACGAAGGGTTCTACGAGATCATCACCAGCCGTGTGCCGGAGGTCTTCACCCTCCCGGCCGACAGCAACGCAGGCCCCGATTCGCTCTACGCGAGAGACAGCTGCATGGTCACCGACAACGGGGCGATCCTCTTCACCATGGGCAAACCGCAGCGGATTCCCGAAGCGGCAGCGGCCGGACGCTATTTCGAGGAGATCGGTCTCCCCGTGGCCGGGGACATCGGCAACGGCGGCACCATGGAGTCCGGCGATCTCGCCTGGCTCGATCCGGAGACGCTGGCCGTGGGGATCAGCTACCGCACCAATCCCGAAGGGGTGCGACAGCTCCGGGAGCTCTCCCAGGGCCGCTTCAACGTCCTGGCGTACCCCATTCCCCACTGGAACGGCCCGGCCGAGTGCCTGCATCTGATGTCCTTCATCAGCCCCGTGGACCACAGAGCCGCCGTGGTCTACTCCAAGCAGATGCCGGTCACCTTCCGTCAGGAGCTCCTCTACCGAGGCTTCACCCTGATCGAGGTCCCCGATGAGGAGTACGACACCATGGCCTGCAATGTGCTGGCCCTGGAACCGGGGGTCGTCCTGATGATCGAGGGCAATCCCATCACGAAGCAGCGTCTGCAGAAGGCGGGCATGGAGGTGCTCGAGTTCCCCGGCTCGGAGATCTGCTGGAAGGGCGGGGGAGGCCCCACCTGCCTGACCAGGCCGCTGCTCCGCAGCTACTAGAAGGGAGATGGGCATGCGCTCCTTCGGCTGTCAATCCATGATCGCGCCGCTCCGTTCGGTGCTGCTCAAAGGCCCCGGGGAAGCCTTCCGCTCCCAGGAACATCTGGAAGCGGAGTGGGAACGCTTCGGGTATCTCGAGTGCCCGAACTACGCCACAGCCCTGGAGGAATACGAGGCCTTCTCGGCGATCCTGCGCCGCCACGTCGACGAGGTGCTCTTCCTCCCCCGCGATGACGACGCCGGGCTCGATTCGATCTACACCCACGATCCCGTGAAGATCACCGACCGTGGTGCGGTGCTCATGAACATGGGCAAACCGGAGCGCCGGGGCGAACCGGCGGCCACGGGCCGCTATCTGGAGCAATTGGGGATCCCTCTGCTCGGCGCCATCACGGAACCGGGGCGGATGGACGGCGGCGACGTGCTCTGGCTGGACGAGGAGACCGTCGCGCTGGGCAGGAGCTACCGCACCAATGACGAGGGTATCCGTCAGTTCCTCGACCTGGCGGCGCCCTCCATCGAGCGACACATGACCTTCGACCTGCCCCACGACCTGGGTCCGGAGGCCTGCCTCCATCTCATGTCCGTGGCGAGCCTGGTGGACAGCGACCTCGCCGTGGTCTATCCGCCGCTGATGCCGGTCCGGCTCCGTCAGTATCTGCTGGAACGGGGCTACACGCTCATCGATGTCCCGTCGGGGGAGTACGAGACCCTGGGATCCAACGTATTGGCGCCGGCACCGCGGCTCTGCATGCTTCCGGCGGGAAACAGGACCGTCGCCGCCGCGCTCAGGCATCACGGCGCCGAGGTCCACGAATATCCCGGACGACACATCTCCTATTTCGGCACAGGTGGGCCGACCTGCCTCACCAGACCGCTGCTGCGACGCTGGTAGGCATCCCGCCGGAATATATCTCGCAAGGGAGGAACGACCATGTGGCTTCTGAACTTTGTTGAGCAGTTGGTGAACTGGATATGGGGCACGCCGCTGATCATCCTGATCCTCGGCTCGGGCTTCTTCTTCACGGCGATCTCCGGATTCTTCCAATTCCGGCACTTCTGGTACATCATGAGCAATACCATAGGTCGGATCTTTTCGAGGAAGGTGGACGACGGTCCCGGCACGCTGACGCCTTACCAGGCGGTGAGCGTCGCCGTAGGATCCACGGTGGGCGTCGGGAATATCGGCGGTGTGGCCACGGCCGTGGCCGTCGGCGGCCCCGGCGCGGTCTTCTGGATGTGGATGGCCGGCATCTTCGGCCAGGCCATCAAGATGGTGGAGGTCAGTCTGGCGCTGCACTACCGAACCTACATCGGCGAGGACGCCACCTACGGCGGCCCGACCTACTACATCCACCGCGGCATCGGTCTGGAAAAGGGATGGAAGACACTGGCAAAGGTCCTGAGCTTCCTCTTCCTGGTGGGCTTCTTTGTGGGATATATCTTCAATATCCAGAACTACACCGTCTCGGAGGCCGTGGCCGGCACCTTCGACACCAATATGATCGTGGTCAGCCTGGTCTTCCTGGTCCTCCTCTACGCCAACATCTGGGGCGGCATCAAGGGACTGGGGAAGATCGCCGTGCGGGTCGTCCCGGTGATGTGCCTCTTCTACCTCGGCGGCGGGCTCTTTGTCATTTTCAAGGAAGCCAACATGATCCCCAATACGCTGCAGATGATCTTCAGCAGCGCCTTCTCGGGAACGGCGGCGGTGGGCGGCTTTTCGGGAGCCGTCTTCGCCAAGATGATCCGGGTCGGCATGGCGCGGGCCGTCT of the Synergistales bacterium genome contains:
- a CDS encoding amino acid carrier protein, with the protein product MWLLNFVEQLVNWIWGTPLIILILGSGFFFTAISGFFQFRHFWYIMSNTIGRIFSRKVDDGPGTLTPYQAVSVAVGSTVGVGNIGGVATAVAVGGPGAVFWMWMAGIFGQAIKMVEVSLALHYRTYIGEDATYGGPTYYIHRGIGLEKGWKTLAKVLSFLFLVGFFVGYIFNIQNYTVSEAVAGTFDTNMIVVSLVFLVLLYANIWGGIKGLGKIAVRVVPVMCLFYLGGGLFVIFKEANMIPNTLQMIFSSAFSGTAAVGGFSGAVFAKMIRVGMARAVYSNEAGWGSTPMIHATAKVNHPVKQGMMAIFEVFMDTLVICTVTAFMIINSGAWTSGLDGATLTLSAFSTGFGQFGAVVLVVGIFLFGLTTATGLFAQFETLLTYIIGAHSRHLKAFLKANKLIYPLPGFLLVVYAQMNGLPTYKVWMFIDVSVGIPIFINLFAILLLTPKFLQLFRDYRARYMNIGEIDPDFKIFYEG